A genomic window from Treponema maltophilum ATCC 51939 includes:
- the ruvA gene encoding Holliday junction branch migration protein RuvA, translating to MFNSITGIITYKFSQTLCIQNHGLEWELTVPLTTLDALPPAGEEAKVYTWLYHREDSMKLFGFATVNERAVFLDLMKVEGVGAKAAVRILSSISASELAAVLDSEDMARLEKIPGVGKKTAQKMMLTLKGKLNLEESSADTKSRVRDAAYSPWADVISALVNMGYEKAECERTVEKLLESFSSDADFAAKNKAAREELLFRRAIVELA from the coding sequence ATGTTTAACAGCATAACCGGCATTATCACTTATAAGTTTTCGCAAACGCTTTGCATACAAAATCACGGTTTGGAGTGGGAATTAACCGTTCCGCTGACGACGCTCGATGCGCTGCCTCCTGCGGGCGAAGAGGCTAAAGTATATACGTGGCTGTACCATCGCGAAGATTCGATGAAACTGTTCGGTTTTGCGACGGTGAACGAACGCGCGGTTTTTCTCGATTTAATGAAGGTTGAAGGCGTCGGCGCAAAGGCCGCCGTGCGCATTTTGTCGTCGATAAGCGCATCGGAACTTGCGGCGGTATTGGATTCCGAAGACATGGCCCGGCTCGAAAAAATTCCCGGCGTGGGCAAAAAAACGGCGCAAAAGATGATGCTCACTTTAAAAGGTAAACTTAATCTTGAAGAAAGCTCCGCCGATACGAAAAGCCGCGTGCGTGATGCCGCATATTCGCCCTGGGCGGATGTTATTTCGGCGCTGGTCAATATGGGCTACGAAAAAGCCGAGTGCGAGCGGACGGTCGAAAAACTGCTCGAGTCTTTTTCTTCCGATGCCGATTTTGCCGCAAAAAACAAAGCCGCTCGCGAAGAGCTTTTGTTCCGCCGCGCGATTGTAGAACTTGCATAA
- the ruvB gene encoding Holliday junction branch migration DNA helicase RuvB, translated as MAEDILRAAVPMEEDQDLSLRPKFLSDFLGQTKIKDNLSVFIKAARERSESLDHLFLIGPPGLGKTTLAQITARELGADFKVTSAPALDKPKDLAGILSTITERTVFFIDEIHRLKPAIEEMLYIAMEDYELDWVIGQGAAARTVRIPIPSFTLVGATTKAGMVSSPLISRFGIVQRFGFYERSELAAIIKRSAEILHIGIDEDAASLIADCSRGTPRVANRILRRMRDFAQILGNGRVTKAVAAAGLDKLEIDALGLEHYDRAILRSIIENFGGGPVGAETLAISIGESVDTLEDYYEPYLIQSGLLQRTPRGRTVTDKAYAHLGLQGHPSHADERLLF; from the coding sequence ATGGCTGAAGATATTTTGCGGGCGGCCGTCCCGATGGAAGAAGATCAGGACTTGAGTTTGCGCCCGAAATTCTTAAGCGATTTTTTAGGCCAAACGAAAATAAAAGACAATTTAAGCGTTTTTATAAAAGCGGCGCGCGAACGCTCGGAAAGCTTGGACCATTTGTTTTTAATCGGGCCGCCCGGTTTGGGGAAAACGACTCTTGCGCAAATTACCGCGCGGGAGTTGGGCGCCGACTTTAAAGTAACCAGCGCACCCGCCCTCGACAAGCCTAAAGACCTTGCGGGTATTTTATCCACGATAACCGAACGCACGGTTTTTTTTATCGACGAAATCCATCGGCTTAAACCCGCCATAGAAGAAATGCTGTACATCGCCATGGAGGATTACGAACTCGACTGGGTCATAGGGCAGGGGGCGGCCGCCCGGACGGTGCGCATTCCCATTCCGTCTTTTACCCTCGTCGGAGCGACGACAAAGGCAGGCATGGTTTCAAGTCCGCTTATAAGCCGTTTCGGAATCGTCCAGCGCTTCGGCTTTTACGAACGGAGCGAACTTGCCGCCATTATCAAACGCTCGGCCGAGATTTTACACATAGGAATCGACGAGGACGCCGCCTCCCTTATTGCCGACTGCTCGCGCGGAACGCCCCGCGTTGCAAACCGTATTTTGCGCCGTATGAGGGATTTTGCGCAGATTTTGGGAAACGGCCGCGTTACGAAGGCCGTCGCCGCAGCCGGTTTGGACAAACTCGAAATAGACGCTTTAGGCTTGGAACATTACGACCGCGCTATTTTGCGCTCGATTATAGAAAACTTCGGCGGAGGGCCGGTCGGCGCGGAAACCCTTGCGATTTCAATCGGCGAATCGGTAGACACGCTGGAAGATTATTACGAGCCGTATTTGATACAATCGGGATTGCTGCAGCGCACGCCGCGCGGGCGTACCGTTACCGACAAAGCATACGCTCATTTAGGGCTTCAAGGACACCCTTCTCATGCTGACGAAAGACTTTTATTTTGA
- the queA gene encoding tRNA preQ1(34) S-adenosylmethionine ribosyltransferase-isomerase QueA, giving the protein MLTKDFYFDLPEQLIAQHPSAVRGEDRLMVLNKADGKTADYMIEDLPDLIEEGSLMVFNNSKVRPSRCFARKIDSLSVKPVEFLLIEKIGGRSVQTHAEPSKYRLNDEPKELWRAMVKNAKKQRTGNRYRFSDGTIGIIVESAEDEGTEFRVLEFSRPELDEAWFERNGHMPLPPYIKRADTSEDAERYQNVYAAVSGSIACPTAGLHFTEKILQRLKEKGVHMCSLTLHVGLGTFLPVRTERIEDHAMHGENYTVSEQTAAAVNSAKKEGRPVIAVGTTSVRTLESAWKDGLLKSGSGSTHIFLYPGCTFNVVDRLITNFHTPESTLLMLVSAFAGKERILNAYAQAVEKRYRFFSYGDAMYIR; this is encoded by the coding sequence ATGCTGACGAAAGACTTTTATTTTGACCTTCCCGAACAGCTGATTGCCCAGCACCCGTCGGCAGTGCGCGGCGAAGACCGGCTTATGGTTTTGAACAAAGCCGACGGAAAAACGGCCGATTATATGATTGAAGATTTGCCCGATTTAATCGAAGAAGGCAGCCTTATGGTATTTAACAATTCGAAGGTGCGCCCGTCGCGTTGCTTTGCCCGAAAAATCGATTCGCTTTCGGTAAAGCCGGTTGAATTTTTATTGATCGAAAAAATAGGCGGCCGTTCCGTACAAACACATGCGGAACCGTCAAAATACCGTCTCAACGACGAACCGAAAGAACTGTGGCGCGCTATGGTAAAAAATGCAAAAAAACAGCGCACGGGGAACCGCTACCGCTTTTCCGACGGCACAATCGGCATCATCGTCGAAAGCGCCGAAGACGAAGGAACGGAATTCCGCGTTCTTGAGTTTTCGCGGCCCGAATTGGACGAAGCGTGGTTCGAACGCAACGGTCATATGCCCTTGCCGCCGTATATAAAAAGAGCCGACACGAGCGAAGACGCCGAGCGCTATCAAAATGTGTATGCGGCGGTTTCCGGTTCCATCGCGTGCCCGACCGCCGGCCTTCATTTTACCGAAAAGATTTTGCAGCGCTTAAAGGAAAAGGGCGTGCACATGTGCAGCTTGACGCTCCACGTCGGCTTGGGAACCTTTTTGCCCGTGCGTACCGAACGCATCGAAGACCACGCCATGCACGGTGAAAATTACACCGTCTCCGAACAAACCGCAGCGGCGGTCAATTCCGCAAAAAAAGAGGGAAGACCGGTGATTGCGGTCGGAACGACGTCCGTGCGCACGCTTGAATCGGCATGGAAAGACGGCCTGCTCAAAAGCGGGAGCGGCTCCACGCATATTTTTTTGTATCCGGGCTGCACCTTTAACGTTGTCGACCGCCTTATAACGAATTTTCATACGCCCGAATCGACGCTTTTAATGCTTGTAAGCGCCTTTGCCGGAAAAGAACGCATATTGAACGCTTATGCGCAGGCGGTCGAAAAACGCTACCGTTTTTTTTCCTACGGAGACGCCATGTACATCCGCTGA
- a CDS encoding YebC/PmpR family DNA-binding transcriptional regulator, with translation MSGHSKWATIKHAKGAADAKRGQLFTKFIKEISISARMGGGDPASNPRLRTAILKARAANMPKDNIERAIKKGTGELGGSVYEEKIYEGYGPGGIAVLVEVLTDNNNRAAANVRNIFSKTGGNLGATGSVSYMFKRKGVIEYDAEKVNEDELMEAGLEAGAEDIASDDGIITVTTDPADFEKVLEFLQNKGYESVSAGISMVPDTYSTLDVDTTRKVLKLIDRLEEDDDVQNVYSNIDIPDGFEEE, from the coding sequence ATGTCAGGACACAGTAAATGGGCGACAATTAAACACGCCAAAGGCGCTGCCGATGCAAAACGGGGGCAGTTGTTTACCAAATTCATTAAAGAAATTTCCATATCAGCACGGATGGGCGGCGGTGATCCCGCTTCCAATCCCCGGCTCCGTACCGCGATTTTAAAAGCGCGCGCGGCAAACATGCCTAAAGACAATATCGAGCGGGCTATAAAAAAGGGAACGGGCGAGTTGGGCGGTTCCGTATATGAAGAAAAAATCTACGAAGGCTACGGACCGGGCGGCATTGCCGTTTTGGTTGAAGTGCTTACCGACAACAACAACCGCGCCGCTGCGAACGTCCGCAATATTTTTTCGAAAACCGGCGGAAACCTCGGCGCAACCGGTTCCGTTTCGTATATGTTCAAACGCAAGGGCGTTATCGAATACGATGCCGAAAAGGTAAACGAAGACGAACTGATGGAAGCTGGTCTTGAAGCCGGAGCGGAAGATATCGCTTCGGACGACGGTATTATTACCGTTACGACCGATCCTGCCGACTTTGAAAAGGTTCTCGAGTTTTTGCAAAACAAAGGATACGAATCGGTTTCGGCGGGAATTTCCATGGTTCCCGATACCTATTCGACGTTGGATGTCGATACAACCCGTAAAGTTTTAAAATTGATAGATCGTTTGGAAGAAGACGACGACGTACAAAACGTGTACTCGAATATCGACATTCCGGACGGTTTTGAAGAAGAATAG
- a CDS encoding transposase, with protein sequence MCSNASITEILGINDKNLVILGNEKENIKEIKYTVLRGKLSYRPACCPKCGIVNENYDIIRNGSQTVKILFNRVNTTPLILMVKSRDFSVSIASQHLWLKHLS encoded by the coding sequence ATGTGTTCTAATGCTAGTATAACAGAAATCTTAGGAATTAACGATAAGAATTTAGTAATTTTAGGTAACGAAAAAGAAAATATTAAGGAGATAAAATATACAGTCTTAAGGGGAAAGCTTTCATATAGGCCAGCTTGCTGCCCTAAGTGTGGTATAGTCAATGAAAATTATGACATTATTAGAAATGGGAGTCAGACTGTAAAAATACTTTTTAATAGGGTTAATACAACCCCTTTGATATTGATGGTTAAAAGCAGAGATTTTTCTGTAAGCATTGCGAGTCAACATTTATGGCTAAAACACCTATCGTAG
- a CDS encoding helix-turn-helix domain-containing protein has protein sequence MAKTPIVDKGCFISNDVKRSIVLNLCETKSMDLIAREHCVSPTSIARILRLTEDRRRKNILSIDEFKSVNTVDASMSVNLTDLEERKVSDIM, from the coding sequence ATGGCTAAAACACCTATCGTAGATAAGGGGTGCTTCATATCGAATGATGTTAAGAGGTCTATAGTTTTAAACCTATGTGAGACTAAGTCAATGGACCTAATTGCAAGAGAACACTGTGTATCTCCTACTAGTATTGCCAGAATACTCCGTTTAACTGAAGATAGGAGAAGAAAAAATATTCTATCAATAGATGAATTCAAGTCAGTAAATACAGTTGATGCGTCTATGAGTGTAAATTTAACCGATTTAGAAGAAAGAAAGGTTTCTGATATAATGTAA
- the aspT gene encoding aspartate-alanine antiporter, with the protein MNIGLISHEVLETAQRITVTGFSDIAHYLIANPVISIFICLALGYFIGKVKIKSFTVGATVGTLLVGLLISLILKGAGTYEIDGTVKTIFFSLFIFTIGYEVGPSFFASLKRSGLKIIVLSIFFAVVAFAVSIVLFKTFGIGAGEAGGILAGSLTQSAILGTADSTMKAMLSGTELKTAESQMAVAYALTYVFGTIGVVVFLRNGASKLIGTNLTDTVQKKIEQTNFHESSSENTVVGNIKARAFCLEKGAELIGKTIGSIEEQYDDSLTIIQILRDGKQVNLAPDVQLLEKDTVMIIGLLDAVLNFEASGMEETNDSEALRLDVVKQEIVLTNNFSLDVIKNLSENGIVISERMRDNNILPEEEELKALDHLILVGPKAAISKAVKKLGYVKDTGTETDISFISIGLVVGLLIGAISFVVSKIPITLGSGGGALIGGLLFGYYQDRHSNYGLMPKATRWFCKSVGLNLFIAIVGLMSGASFISALQSMGLEVLLIGILVTILPHIASVYFGRFVLKLDAVDIIGALCGAGTCTAALNGVVEEYDSSIFAIAYTPGYAMGNILLTVLGPLVVAICIH; encoded by the coding sequence ATGAATATAGGTTTAATCTCACATGAAGTGTTGGAAACAGCACAACGTATTACGGTAACAGGTTTCTCTGATATAGCCCATTATTTGATTGCTAATCCAGTCATTTCTATCTTTATATGTCTTGCACTTGGATATTTTATTGGAAAGGTAAAGATAAAATCCTTTACGGTAGGTGCCACTGTAGGAACTTTGCTGGTAGGACTTCTCATTTCCCTAATATTGAAGGGGGCAGGAACTTACGAAATTGACGGAACGGTGAAGACAATCTTTTTCTCACTATTTATTTTTACTATCGGATATGAGGTTGGACCTTCATTCTTCGCAAGTTTAAAAAGATCTGGCCTTAAAATTATTGTCCTATCCATATTCTTCGCCGTGGTAGCTTTTGCAGTTTCGATTGTTTTGTTTAAGACTTTTGGTATTGGAGCTGGAGAAGCTGGCGGAATTTTGGCAGGTAGTCTTACACAGTCAGCAATCTTAGGAACAGCGGATTCTACTATGAAGGCTATGCTTTCAGGAACAGAACTGAAAACGGCTGAAAGTCAAATGGCAGTTGCATATGCACTTACCTATGTTTTTGGAACGATTGGGGTAGTTGTGTTTTTGAGAAATGGTGCATCGAAGTTAATTGGTACAAATTTAACAGATACAGTTCAGAAGAAAATTGAGCAAACAAATTTCCATGAGTCTTCTTCGGAAAACACTGTGGTTGGAAATATTAAAGCACGTGCATTTTGCTTAGAAAAAGGTGCAGAACTTATTGGCAAAACAATCGGTTCCATTGAAGAACAGTACGATGATTCTCTTACAATAATTCAGATTCTTCGAGATGGTAAACAGGTGAATCTTGCACCGGATGTGCAGCTGCTTGAGAAGGATACAGTTATGATTATAGGACTTCTTGATGCAGTATTAAATTTTGAAGCTTCTGGCATGGAGGAAACTAATGATTCAGAAGCTCTTAGGCTAGATGTGGTAAAGCAAGAAATAGTTTTAACTAACAATTTCTCTCTAGATGTTATAAAGAATCTTTCAGAAAATGGAATCGTCATTTCAGAAAGGATGAGAGATAACAATATTCTCCCTGAAGAGGAGGAGTTAAAGGCTCTTGATCACTTGATATTGGTGGGACCAAAAGCTGCTATTTCTAAGGCTGTAAAGAAACTTGGGTATGTGAAGGATACAGGAACTGAGACAGATATATCTTTTATCAGCATCGGGCTTGTAGTTGGTCTATTAATAGGTGCAATCAGCTTCGTTGTATCCAAAATTCCGATTACACTTGGATCTGGTGGAGGAGCTTTAATTGGAGGACTTCTGTTCGGATATTATCAAGATAGACATTCTAACTATGGACTGATGCCGAAAGCAACCCGATGGTTTTGTAAAAGTGTTGGATTAAATCTCTTTATAGCCATTGTGGGACTTATGTCTGGAGCTTCCTTCATATCTGCATTGCAATCTATGGGCTTAGAGGTACTATTAATTGGTATTTTGGTAACCATTTTGCCTCATATTGCTTCCGTTTACTTTGGAAGATTTGTGTTAAAGTTGGATGCTGTAGATATCATTGGTGCTCTATGTGGTGCTGGAACGTGTACAGCAGCACTTAACGGAGTTGTGGAGGAATATGATTCAAGTATTTTTGCTATAGCATATACACCAGGATATGCAATGGGAAATATTTTACTTACAGTCTTAGGTCCTCTTGTAGTAGCAATATGCATACATTAG
- a CDS encoding bifunctional aspartate transaminase/aspartate 4-decarboxylase, protein MITKSFERKLEKLGAFEISFDMLKLSEKNEKHLKFLNAGRGNPNWINTLGRLAFARLMEFGVSECKRTLDKGDLAGYVDSNGIEERYNAFLNRDDEVDVFLKKIVEYSVDHLYLDKKSLILELTNGIIGNNYPVPSRCLENTEHIINAFLQSILYGKANLRKNTKVFPVEGGTAAIVYIFDSLKHNGLLNDGDRIAINTPVFTPYIQIPRLSNFDLAEVDLQAREENQWHIPDSEFEKLLDPSVKAFFLVNPSNPGSRSLTDETLEQLRKVVVKRPDLIIITDDVYGTFVNGFRTVYSVCPRNTILVYSYSKLYGVTGWRLGVIAINEDNVLDELIKKLPEKKKKELESDYSIVTFNPSEMGFVERICADSRSIGLYHTSGLSTPQQIMMVLFSMTHLVLENEKDQYIEACKEIIAIRYHNLMSTLGLPEDNSDSNAKYYTLIDIYQLAETNYDKNFATWLRNEFEEIDFLLHLAKEDGVVLMEGVGFGATPGTVRISEANLEDNDYKEIANRIISLLKEYYEKYTKEKKKL, encoded by the coding sequence ATGATTACAAAGAGCTTCGAAAGAAAATTAGAAAAACTTGGTGCATTTGAAATTAGCTTTGATATGTTGAAATTATCAGAAAAGAATGAGAAACATTTGAAATTTTTGAATGCAGGAAGAGGAAATCCTAATTGGATTAATACCTTGGGAAGATTAGCTTTTGCAAGACTGATGGAATTTGGCGTGTCAGAATGCAAAAGAACTCTAGATAAAGGAGATTTAGCTGGATATGTTGACTCCAATGGAATTGAGGAGAGGTACAATGCTTTTTTAAATCGTGACGATGAGGTGGATGTATTTCTTAAAAAGATCGTGGAGTATAGCGTAGACCATCTATATTTAGATAAGAAAAGCCTTATTTTGGAGCTTACAAATGGCATTATAGGAAATAATTATCCGGTTCCTAGCCGTTGTTTGGAGAATACGGAGCACATCATCAATGCATTTCTTCAAAGCATTCTATATGGGAAGGCTAATTTAAGAAAAAATACTAAGGTATTTCCAGTAGAAGGCGGTACGGCTGCAATTGTTTATATATTTGATTCCTTAAAGCATAATGGACTACTTAATGATGGAGACCGCATTGCAATCAACACACCGGTATTTACTCCTTATATTCAGATTCCGAGACTATCAAATTTTGATTTAGCAGAGGTCGATCTTCAAGCAAGGGAAGAAAATCAGTGGCATATTCCAGATTCTGAATTTGAAAAGCTTTTGGACCCTTCTGTCAAGGCATTTTTCTTAGTGAATCCATCAAATCCGGGTTCTCGTAGTCTTACAGATGAGACTTTGGAACAGTTAAGAAAGGTAGTTGTAAAGCGTCCGGATCTTATTATTATAACAGATGATGTATACGGTACTTTTGTAAATGGATTCCGCACTGTTTATTCCGTTTGCCCAAGAAACACTATTTTGGTTTATTCGTATTCAAAGCTTTATGGTGTTACAGGATGGAGACTCGGAGTTATAGCAATTAATGAAGATAATGTTCTTGATGAACTGATTAAGAAGCTTCCTGAGAAGAAGAAAAAAGAACTAGAAAGCGATTATTCTATCGTTACATTTAATCCTTCGGAAATGGGCTTTGTTGAAAGGATATGTGCAGACAGCAGATCTATTGGATTGTATCATACAAGCGGGCTATCTACACCACAGCAGATTATGATGGTTCTTTTCTCTATGACTCATTTGGTTCTTGAAAATGAAAAGGATCAATACATTGAAGCTTGTAAAGAAATTATAGCGATTCGTTACCACAATTTAATGTCTACATTAGGCTTACCTGAGGATAACAGTGATTCCAATGCTAAATATTATACACTGATTGACATATATCAACTTGCAGAGACAAATTATGATAAGAACTTCGCAACATGGCTTAGAAATGAATTTGAGGAAATAGATTTTCTTTTACATCTAGCAAAGGAAGATGGTGTTGTGTTGATGGAAGGAGTTGGTTTTGGAGCAACTCCTGGTACAGTTAGAATTTCAGAAGCAAACCTAGAGGACAATGATTATAAGGAAATAGCAAACCGTATTATATCCCTTTTGAAAGAATATTACGAAAAGTATACAAAAGAGAAAAAAAAGCTATAG
- the ruvC gene encoding crossover junction endodeoxyribonuclease RuvC — translation MPGTEKGVSGRTPFSKATAFKRILGIDPGLASTGWAVVDYADSRYRCAGWGVIETVKDKKRGERLLLIYDALQSILDTYSPDEAGMETLYFAKNVTSALFVAEARGAVTLCLTRNDVPLFEYSPNCIKKSVSGTAKADKSLVQQYVKLLLGLSEIPQPDHAADALAAAITHIHSAL, via the coding sequence ATGCCGGGAACCGAAAAAGGCGTTTCCGGCCGTACTCCCTTTTCAAAAGCGACGGCGTTTAAGCGCATATTGGGCATAGACCCCGGCCTTGCTTCTACCGGTTGGGCAGTCGTCGATTATGCCGATTCGCGCTACCGTTGCGCCGGATGGGGAGTTATAGAGACTGTGAAAGATAAAAAGAGGGGAGAGCGCCTTTTGCTGATTTACGATGCGCTCCAAAGTATTTTGGATACATACTCCCCCGATGAAGCCGGCATGGAAACTTTGTACTTTGCAAAAAACGTCACGAGCGCCCTCTTCGTTGCCGAAGCACGCGGCGCCGTAACGCTATGCCTTACCCGAAATGATGTTCCTCTTTTTGAATACTCGCCTAACTGCATAAAAAAATCCGTTTCCGGAACGGCAAAAGCGGACAAAAGCCTTGTTCAGCAATACGTAAAGCTTTTGCTCGGATTGTCCGAAATTCCGCAGCCCGATCATGCCGCCGACGCTCTTGCCGCCGCGATCACGCATATTCACAGTGCGCTCTGA
- a CDS encoding (2Fe-2S)-binding protein, with amino-acid sequence MRIPLKINHKSVTVDCEPDSTLASVLRGLKLFSVKDGCTDGFCGSSTVLLDDKPVPSCLIPVSAVKDRSIVTLEYFMQSDSYADIAQAFEKNGIKLCGFCDAGRIFAAKEIIELNQRPDKKMITELLRTFSCPCTEDESLVKGIIAAADIRRKRLGNRYGLR; translated from the coding sequence GTGCGCATACCGCTGAAAATCAATCATAAATCGGTGACGGTCGACTGCGAACCGGACAGCACCCTCGCGTCGGTGCTGCGCGGTTTAAAGCTGTTTTCGGTAAAAGACGGCTGTACCGACGGCTTTTGCGGTTCAAGCACCGTCCTCCTCGATGACAAACCGGTTCCGTCCTGCCTCATTCCCGTTTCGGCCGTAAAAGACCGCAGCATCGTAACCCTCGAATATTTTATGCAAAGCGATTCGTACGCCGACATCGCGCAAGCCTTCGAAAAAAACGGTATAAAACTGTGCGGCTTTTGCGATGCGGGAAGAATCTTTGCCGCAAAAGAAATCATCGAATTGAATCAGCGCCCCGATAAAAAAATGATCACCGAACTTTTGCGGACTTTTTCGTGCCCCTGCACCGAAGACGAATCGCTGGTAAAGGGTATTATCGCCGCAGCCGACATACGCAGAAAAAGATTGGGGAACAGATATGGCCTACGTTAA
- a CDS encoding FAD binding domain-containing protein, whose translation MAYVKSDTFFVSNLNEALQQLKNIPSLSVLAGCTSCEQTLGGTKIKLPSSVLFIKHIPELQTIDRKERFIGIGSAVSLNRILELGQKYIPSFLYDAVLSIASYNIRNLATIGGNICGIKHNMTLYAPLLALDALLEFKSAAETLQIPVSKFESVPQGFLLSKILIPVQDWSAARFHRLGPAHTINSHSVSFTFLADTAKGILGDMRSAFCGPVSIRSRELENSIIGSRLPLNEHDIETVLQAAERLYDEEAAKQGKQCPPILKDQYTNLLHYSLKMLM comes from the coding sequence ATGGCCTACGTTAAAAGCGATACTTTTTTCGTTTCGAATCTGAATGAAGCGCTGCAGCAGCTTAAAAACATTCCGTCGCTGAGCGTTCTTGCCGGCTGTACCTCCTGTGAGCAGACGCTCGGCGGCACCAAAATAAAACTTCCGTCTTCGGTGCTTTTTATAAAGCACATACCCGAACTGCAAACGATTGACCGCAAAGAACGCTTTATCGGCATCGGCTCCGCGGTCAGTTTAAACCGTATTTTGGAGTTGGGGCAAAAGTACATTCCGTCTTTTTTGTACGATGCCGTTCTCTCGATCGCATCCTACAATATCCGGAATTTGGCGACAATCGGCGGCAACATCTGCGGAATAAAGCATAACATGACTTTGTACGCGCCGCTTTTGGCGCTCGACGCCCTGCTCGAATTTAAAAGCGCCGCCGAAACGCTGCAAATTCCCGTATCCAAATTCGAAAGCGTGCCCCAAGGTTTTTTGCTTTCGAAAATTCTCATACCGGTTCAGGATTGGTCGGCGGCGCGCTTTCACCGTTTGGGGCCCGCACACACGATAAATTCGCATTCGGTGTCTTTTACCTTTTTGGCGGATACGGCAAAAGGAATTTTAGGCGATATGCGATCGGCGTTTTGCGGTCCCGTATCGATCCGCAGCCGCGAGTTGGAAAACTCCATCATCGGCTCACGCCTGCCTTTAAACGAGCACGACATCGAAACCGTGCTTCAAGCCGCCGAACGTTTGTACGACGAAGAAGCGGCAAAACAGGGAAAACAGTGCCCGCCGATTTTAAAAGATCAATATACCAATCTCTTGCACTATTCGCTTAAAATGCTTATGTAA
- a CDS encoding DNA adenine methylase, with amino-acid sequence MQNENAEYLSDQLITYLGNKRRLLNFIGEAVDSVKKKLNKEKLRIFDVFSGSGIVSRYLKQSASYLAANDLELYSYLINTCYLSNSSERDMVQLRGFFCDLKEKLDECEFTGEWKRGVISELYAPEDDSNIKKGERVFYTKRNAAYIDTARSFIDSYPERLRVFFIAPLLAAASVHANTGGVFKGFYKNRETGIGEFGGKNRDALSRITGDIDLEFPVFSTYDCQVDIYRRDANELVLSTAEVDLAYLDPPYNQHPYGSNYFMLNVIAENKRPHNPSSVSGIPSDWNRSAYNTAKGAQKALGELIENVRAKYVLLSFNSEGFTTKDELTCMMGSMGKLNVFESPYNAFRASRNLKNRNAHVTEYLFLLEK; translated from the coding sequence ATGCAAAATGAAAATGCCGAATATCTTTCCGATCAGTTGATTACGTATTTGGGAAACAAGCGTCGGCTTTTAAACTTTATAGGCGAGGCGGTCGATTCCGTCAAAAAAAAACTTAATAAAGAAAAATTGAGAATTTTTGACGTTTTTTCCGGTTCGGGAATCGTGTCGCGCTATTTAAAGCAAAGCGCCTCGTATTTAGCCGCGAACGATTTGGAACTGTACAGTTATCTTATAAACACCTGCTATCTTTCAAACAGCAGCGAGCGCGACATGGTTCAGCTGCGCGGTTTTTTTTGCGATTTAAAAGAAAAGCTTGACGAATGCGAATTTACCGGAGAATGGAAACGCGGCGTTATAAGCGAATTGTATGCGCCCGAAGATGATTCAAATATAAAAAAGGGCGAGCGGGTTTTTTATACAAAGCGCAACGCCGCTTACATAGACACCGCGCGTTCTTTTATCGATTCGTATCCCGAACGCTTGCGCGTTTTTTTTATTGCGCCGCTTTTGGCTGCGGCATCCGTTCATGCGAATACGGGCGGCGTCTTTAAGGGTTTTTACAAAAATCGCGAAACCGGCATCGGAGAATTCGGCGGTAAAAACCGCGATGCGCTGAGCCGCATTACCGGCGACATCGACCTTGAATTCCCCGTATTCAGTACATACGACTGCCAAGTCGACATATACCGGCGCGATGCGAACGAGCTTGTTCTTTCAACTGCGGAAGTCGATCTTGCCTATCTTGATCCGCCCTACAATCAACATCCGTACGGTTCCAACTATTTTATGCTGAATGTGATTGCCGAAAATAAACGGCCGCATAATCCGAGTTCGGTGTCGGGAATCCCGTCGGATTGGAACCGCTCGGCGTACAACACGGCAAAGGGGGCGCAAAAGGCGCTTGGCGAACTTATCGAAAACGTGCGCGCAAAATACGTTTTGCTGTCGTTCAATTCCGAAGGGTTTACGACAAAAGACGAACTGACGTGCATGATGGGCAGCATGGGGAAGCTGAATGTGTTTGAATCGCCTTACAATGCCTTCCGCGCGAGCAGAAATCTTAAAAACAGAAACGCGCACGTAACCGAATATCTTTTTTTGCTCGAAAAATAA